The Amycolatopsis sp. DG1A-15b genome window below encodes:
- a CDS encoding MFS transporter has protein sequence MDERTVKRAVWASAMGNATEWYDYGVFTSGAIAVSIGTQFFPGEGNAVLKSLALLAVGFIVRPFGGAFFGPLGDKLGRKRVLAITILLMSGCTFLVGVLPTYAGSYSMGIAAPIAILLLRIIQGFSTGGEYGGAATFIAEYSPTKRRGFFGSFLELGTLAGYVLGNLVVLSVTLSLSSDQVNAWGWRIPFFVALPLGLIGLYLRNKLEDTPEFRRMEAAGEAPTKAPLKEIFVRNWRMILNLIGIVLLLNVADYLLLTTMPTYFTDTLKINDNTATLIIIAVEVIQMAIIIPLGALSDRIGRKPLLLTAAIGFLVLSWPSLKLMQSGSILWLFVGFLIVAILLVLILAVIGSTFPAMFPTRVRYGSFAIGYNISTSLFGGTAGVIVTALIKSTGNEDWPAYYLMAAALIAIIPIIKIPETSQVPMDQIDTEDNTGKLASASAQR, from the coding sequence GTGGACGAGAGAACCGTCAAGCGCGCCGTGTGGGCGTCGGCGATGGGCAACGCCACCGAGTGGTACGACTACGGCGTCTTCACCTCGGGCGCGATCGCGGTGAGCATCGGCACGCAGTTCTTCCCCGGTGAGGGGAACGCCGTGCTGAAGTCGCTGGCGCTGCTCGCGGTCGGGTTCATCGTGCGGCCGTTCGGCGGGGCGTTCTTCGGCCCGCTCGGCGACAAGCTCGGCCGCAAGCGCGTCCTGGCCATCACGATCCTGCTGATGTCCGGCTGCACGTTCCTGGTCGGCGTCCTGCCGACGTACGCCGGCAGCTACAGCATGGGCATCGCCGCGCCGATCGCGATCCTGCTGCTGCGGATCATCCAGGGCTTCTCCACCGGCGGCGAGTACGGCGGCGCGGCGACGTTCATCGCCGAGTACTCCCCGACGAAGCGCCGTGGCTTCTTCGGCAGCTTCCTCGAGCTCGGCACGCTGGCCGGCTACGTGCTCGGCAACCTGGTCGTGCTGTCGGTGACGCTGTCCCTGTCGTCCGACCAGGTCAATGCCTGGGGCTGGCGGATCCCGTTCTTCGTCGCGCTGCCGCTCGGCCTGATCGGGCTCTACCTGCGGAACAAGCTCGAGGACACCCCCGAGTTCCGCCGGATGGAGGCCGCGGGCGAGGCACCGACGAAGGCGCCGCTGAAGGAGATCTTCGTCCGGAACTGGCGGATGATCCTCAACCTGATCGGCATCGTGCTGCTGCTGAACGTCGCGGACTACCTGCTGCTGACCACGATGCCGACGTACTTCACGGACACGCTGAAGATCAACGACAACACGGCGACGCTGATCATCATCGCGGTCGAGGTCATCCAGATGGCGATCATCATCCCGCTCGGCGCGCTGTCCGACCGGATCGGCCGCAAGCCGCTGCTGCTCACCGCGGCCATCGGGTTCCTGGTGCTGAGCTGGCCCAGCCTCAAGCTGATGCAGTCCGGCAGCATCCTGTGGCTGTTCGTCGGGTTCCTCATCGTGGCGATCCTGCTGGTCTTGATCCTCGCGGTGATCGGCTCGACGTTCCCGGCGATGTTCCCCACCCGGGTGCGCTACGGCTCGTTCGCGATCGGCTACAACATCTCGACGTCGCTGTTCGGCGGCACCGCCGGGGTCATCGTGACGGCGCTGATCAAGAGCACCGGCAACGAGGACTGGCCGGCGTACTACCTGATGGCGGCGGCGCTGATCGCCATCATTCCGATCATCAAGATCCCGGAG